The sequence below is a genomic window from Chaetodon auriga isolate fChaAug3 chromosome 8, fChaAug3.hap1, whole genome shotgun sequence.
TAACTTGAGAGTGAGGGATTGAAGCGGGTAAACAAAGCATTCCTTTCCCTTTCATCACCATTTAACTGTTCCCTTAACATTCAGTCTCTCCTCCAGGCCAGTGCCCACCAGACCGGGGAACTtgtcaaataaatataaatcaaaAAGTAAAGGTTTATCCTACAAGTTGCCATGAAGTTGCTTAGAAATTTATACTTGATTGTGCAACATTACAGTATTTCTACTCCACAATCAGCTGTAAAGACTTGTGGCAGTGCACAGCATCTCCCATAGTGCACTTGTGTGCGGCAGGGACTGAATGGCTTGTCTTGTCGCAGCACCCCGGCAATGCTGTTCCAGACTTATAGCCTGGGGGGCCATTTGGTTATACTCAGGGGAATGGTTGTTGTGTCAGTCATTTGCGGCGACCGCTAAAGAGTGCACTTAGCATCCTCTGTTTCCCCCTAGCAAACATGTGGGGAGTGACATGATACTGTACAAGAGCCTGGACAACATATAACATTTCAAAGCAATTTCCTAATTGTTTCCAGGCCAAGGTCGATAGCCTATATGGAAGCAATCCCTTCTTTCAAACTTTTTCATCCACAGATTGGGAAACATTAAAGTGTTAAGTAAACTTGACCCAGGCAGGCTAATTCATTGGGAAATAGCTGGGGTTCGTACATTCAGTGCCATATCagtgacagtcagtcagtggattTCCTTCTACGTGGATGGTCACCATATGTTTATCTGGTTTTTGTGGtgcaagcctgagccagccagTCACTGAATAATGACATTTGTTGTCTATAATGAGACATTGTTTACAAAGGGGAAGACTAGATTAGCTTGCATACCTGAAGGCAAAGGTATATGTGCTCCATATGCACATCTTAGAGGGGGATTCTTACCACAAtatagttttttgttttcttttttcttcatcttttgaAGGTCATTCAAAATGATCttgaactttgtgttttttaaaacatatatatattgAAGGATATTTAATCATCCAGGAAGAAAAAGTATGCatggttgaagacttgagaATCAGAACACAGTAAGTTACTCAGGTgtacaaaattaaacaaaatactAGTAATGTGATTACTTCTTGTTGATTTAAATATTCCactgattaaaaataaataaaaaaaaaaaattaaaaaaaacttttcttaTTCCCTCATAAAGAAGTTTGTTCAGGAAGTCAGACTCTTCACAacacttcaaatgaatgaaatgaatgcaaaaaggGTTACATTAAGCATCAGAAGTACCAGGCTTAGTTTGGAATTTTATTTGTACAGTAATGGTGTGGAATATTATCCAgtaatatatgtatataaatgaTCTTATATGTCGTTGTAAAAGCTCTTTACACTCTAACTGAATGCACCTCAAAACTCAGATCCTATATGCAATTATGAGGTAGACATTAATAATGGTATTTTCCACCCTCTGCGAAAAAAAAATCGAATACACCTTAAATTACTCTTGTCAATGTAAGAAATATATGATTATCATGAAACTCTGTACAtcacaaataataaaataattataGAATAGAAATTATACCGATTTGAGTGCATTTTGTATATTTACAAAGAAATGCCgttttctcatttcttcatTCGTTGCACTTTGTAAAGTTTTCAACTGTACAAATATTTacagctcagaaaaaaaaataatgaacagcaGTGCATTCAAGCTAATGTGCATTTAAATATCGTCTCGTTTGCGAGTCTCTTTTCTTACATTTTCGTCATTAGAGAAGACAGACTCTCTCGCTGACTGCATCTCCTCGGCGCAGTCAATTGTAGAAGTGCATTTCGTAAAGATGCAGACTTTTGAGCAAAAAGTTCGTCTCAGttatgtgtgcttttttttctttttctttttttttaacaacaggGGCCCTAGTCAGGCACAAGTCTGGTTTTGTGTCCTTTCTGTCCACAAAGGCGCACGACGCCTCTCTCTGCGCCTCTCAACTGGTCTCCAGTAAGGCAAAAATCTCTTGAAGGCATTACCCACCATCTTATCTCCTCTTCTCAgaccagtctctctctctctctctctctctctctctctctctctctctctctctctgtgtgtgtgtgtgtgtgtgtgtgtgtgtgtgtgtgtgtgtgtgtgtgtgtgtctgtttggtaCATTAGACATTCACCCCCTTTGAAAAACAGGCACTTGCTCGGGCCTGTAATGACTCCAGCTGGACAGTGGCAATTACGGCCTGGATGCACATACCCAAAAGAGTCCGGCCTGGCTGGCAGGATCACACGgcagagctgcaacaaagcGCTGACAGGCAAAGCCCGCTGTCCTCTGGCCTCGGCACGAACAGGTGCACAGCCGGACTCAATAGGCTCCCATCACGCCTTGTGCCCATTCCTTGTGCCATATGGACACGTCTGAGTCTCTGGGAAACAATAGCCTGTTTGATGAGAGGTGACTTGTTGCACGGATGGGAATGAAGGCGTAACACTTTAAGGCAGAGAGTGTGAATTCTTGTGACTGTACTGAGTTTGAATAAATAGCAGATATCGCCTGTGTGTGCATCCCTTTTGAATAAAGACAAGGCGCGTCATGCGTCGAAGCATTTCAGACCTATGAGGACTTTATATGTTCAACCTGGGACCCAGCAAGTCTTATCTTTGATATTTCTGTCCTTTTAAGtttctatatatatacacatgcatacatatatatgtgtatatatatgaataAGGGCCGCTACCTGCACCCACACTGCTCCACCACCATGTCCTCGTATTGTTTGTACACCACGTTATTGCCTGAGTCTATGTACAGGATGCTGATGGGGCTGAGTTTGGTGGGGACGCAGCAGCTGGGCGGGGTGCTGTTGGGGTCCATGGAGTTCATGAGCGTCTGTATGATGGCGTGGTTGGTCGGCTCGAGGTGCGACCTCAGGGGGAAGTCACACACCCCCTCACAGTGGTATGCCTCGTAATCCAGGGGTGCGATGATCCAGTCGTCCCAGCCCAGCTCTTTGAAATTCACATGCAGCGCTTTTTTGCTGCACCTGGATTTGGACTTCTTCCCGTGCCTCTTCCCGTGCCGGTTGCTCAGCGCGGTCCTCCTCCGCCGACGGGGCCCCTCTCCTTTAACCCCCTTCAGCGACACCCCCTGGTCCGCCGCCGCCTCCTTCACCACCaccgcctcctccctctcaccgACCGACCTCCGCGACTTGATCTTCTCCTTCATCTCGTTGAACAGGTTCTCCCTCTTCTTAGAGCGGGTGTAGGCCACCAGGATGGCTTTCTCCCGCTGGGACCGGCCGCTCCTGTCCAGCCCCAGCTGCCTCAGGTCCACCTCGGTGTCTGACTTGCTGAGAGTGACGCGGAGCTggaagcagagctgctggttCCCCTGTTGatagtgatggtgatgatgatgggggTGATGATAATGGTGTTGGTGTGCTTTAAACATTTCCCAGACGTCCAAAACCTCCCAGCCGGTCTTGGTGGAGTCCTGCGTTTCCAGCGACCTGGAGTCCAGCAGTCTGTCCGAGTCGCAGGGGTAGACCTGGATGTCGTACAGACTCGTCGTCTGCAGGGAAGTCTGCAAATCCCCGGGCGCTCTCCTAAATATCCTTAATTCCGCCCCGACcagctcctctttgtctgaAAGGGTTGAGACATCAAACAGATACTTTTGTCTTCGCAGAGGAGAGTGCAAAAGATCGTCTGCAaggataaaagaagaaaataattgcAGTCAGATTCACTTAGGGTGTACAGTGttcagagggatggagggagggagggggactCACATTCTCCCACAGaggccttctctctctctctctctctctctctctctctctctctctctctctctctctctctctctctctctctcttgtttttcaaatgtccaCCCTGAACCTGCCTGAAATAAAGTGCAGATGACAAGTCCTCAGTTTGAAAAAAAACTCACAGTTAACACCACGTTTATTATTggtaaaaatgcaaataaaaggCGTCAATCCTTGACTGTTATTGTACATATAAAGCCATTTTACAtccagtttgttttgatttgattcaATTCAAACATAATCctgttgaaaataaaatctcGTGCAATCTCTATAAGGCTAAAAGCTAAACGTGGGTGAAGTTTACAAAGTCTGCTTTAAGGTTTCCTCCCTAAAGTTTCtgaatttcatttcatgcaaaTTTGCTGCACTTGAACAATTTGAAATGATATTATGATACAAAGCATACAATGTTCATGCATATGGGAAGACTCCAATACTCCAATAGAAAGTGTATATAATGTGCATTTACGCATTAATCATTATATTCGTTTTTGATCCTGCAGTGGCAGTAACCCAGTCAAATCTGGCTAAAGTGTAATGCCACACTGAATCAAAGCCAGCCCGTTTTAATGAAAAtagttttgctttcatttcacttgaTGACAGAATAATTATTCATTTCCAGTTCCCTGACAGAGCGGAAGTAAACTGCTCCTTCTTCACGGTCTCAAAAGGTCTTAAATATAAGCAGCAGCAAGAGCACCAGAAATGTGGTTAGTTTGCTGTTTTGAGAACTCTTGCAGAGTTGTAAGGCAAAGAATGAGAAATAACAAGGGGCCTAGTGATGTGAAGGCCCCTGGGTGCTGCCAGACACAACGGACCAAAGGCGACATACTGTACACTCAACGGAACAATACACAATTAATGCATTATTCCCTGCTGGAGACCCAGGAGGCCTGCAAATATTCCATCAAGGCGAACCAATGAGACTGGAATATAATGCATGAAAAGGCGTTagcaaaacacattaaaagtcTGCATTTGACAAACAAGGAATTCAGCCTGTCcgagagttttttttttttttctttttctttttcttaataCATTTTGGGTCAGAATAATTTATGTTGAGCATATGTTATCATGCATATCAAGCTGCAACTTGAAGCATGTTAAATCATAGCTACGATGACATCTTTGTTGGTTTTACTCCATTAGAAAAAAATCCTTTATAGCTATTTTTCTTGTGAAGACGGAAAGAATACAGCGAAAAGGGGGGGGGAAATAATTCTCTTATCTCCtgcatttttccttttgttccGACGCTTTTCCTGCAGCTACAGTCAGTGGTTTGAGGATAAATGCTGTCTCCAATACAGAAGCTAAAAGAAACTGACATGAAATTCAAGAAAATGCTTAAAAACCGTTGATATAGGTTGTAATGAATGAGCAATAACTTTGTCTTAAATGTCAAATTTTTCCAcctatttcaaaataaaaggcttTAAACctaaaaataaattgaattaaattgtTGAGATTGCTTtgtgataaaataaataaataaataaaagcatgttgCCTCGGTCTCCATTAATATCTGAGTGTGTTCCTAAAAAATAAAGGTGACATGCCTACATCTAAACACCCCTGTGATATAATTCGCAAAACTTGTTCTAAAGAGATGTTTGAATCTAGCTGTCAGTTTCCCTCCGTGAACCCTGCCGAGTCCAACAGTAAAAGCAGATTGAAACCTGGTGCTCGTTTCAGTGACTTTGCGCGTATGGTCTGCATTaggattcttt
It includes:
- the gdf6a gene encoding growth/differentiation factor 6-A, which translates into the protein MDASRLVTLYLGLLLVFLGNIPCFQSAAIISPLAPRRNRGARISHQDGQRSSKFLKDIFASSHPIVDNHKEDPKDAIVPHEYMLSIYRTYSAAEKLGLNASFFRSSKSANTITSFVDRGTDDLLHSPLRRQKYLFDVSTLSDKEELVGAELRIFRRAPGDLQTSLQTTSLYDIQVYPCDSDRLLDSRSLETQDSTKTGWEVLDVWEMFKAHQHHYHHPHHHHHHYQQGNQQLCFQLRVTLSKSDTEVDLRQLGLDRSGRSQREKAILVAYTRSKKRENLFNEMKEKIKSRRSVGEREEAVVVKEAAADQGVSLKGVKGEGPRRRRRTALSNRHGKRHGKKSKSRCSKKALHVNFKELGWDDWIIAPLDYEAYHCEGVCDFPLRSHLEPTNHAIIQTLMNSMDPNSTPPSCCVPTKLSPISILYIDSGNNVVYKQYEDMVVEQCGCR